The region GACAGTTGACAGTTGACAGTTGACAGGGGACTGGGGACTGGGGACTGGGGGCAGCAGGGACGGCAGGGACGGCAGGGACGGCAGGGACGGCAGGGACGGCAGGGACGGCAGGGACGGCAGGGACGGCTGGAACGGCTGGGACGGCTGGGACGGCTGGGACGGCTGGGACGGCTGGGACGGCTGGGACGGCTGGGATGGCTGGGACGGCTGGGACGGCTGGGACGGCTGGGACGGCTGGGGCGCTGGGGCGCTGGGGCTGCTGGGGGCGCTGGGGGCGCTGGGGGCGCTGGGGGCGCTGGGGGCGCTGGGGGCGCTGGGGGCGGCATGGAGGGCGGGGAGTGGGCGGTTGGTGGTCTTGTTTTGTGGGGTCTGGTTCGGCAATTGGGATTTCGCTGTGTTATCCTAGGTCCGGCGCGTATCGGGGGTGGTGGATCCTGTTTCGGTGCGCGCCCTGGTACTCATTGCAACCCACGCGGGAGAAGACTAGACCATGTTTGCCGATAGACAACAACACGTCGCTGCCGGTGCGCGCGCGTCCATGAACGTGGCGATCATCGGGTGCAGCGGGATGGGACGCATCCACGCGCAGATGGCTGCGAACTGCGGACTGAACATTGCGATCTGCGCGGATAAATCGAAGAAGGCCGCTTCGGAACTGGCGGCGAAGTATGGCGCGAAGGCGATGACGGATGGCCTGAAGGCAGCGTCGGCGGCGGGCATTGACTGCGTGCTGATCGCGACGCCGACGCCGTCGCACCTGATGTTTTTGGAGGCGGCGGCGCAGGCGGGGAAACACATCTTCTGCGAGAAGCCGCTTTGCCGTACGGTGGCGGATTGCAAGAAGGCGATCGCGGCGGCGAAGAAGGGGAAGGTGAAGCTGTTTGTGGGGCATGTGGTGCGGTATTTTCACGAATTCGAGGGGATGAAGGCGCAGATCGAGGCGGGGAAGGTGGGCGAGCCGGGGTATGTGAAGATCTCCCGGGGCGGCATTTTTCCGGGCGGCCCGGGCAGCTGGTTTGCGGATTACGCGGCGAGCGGCGGCGTGACGTTTGACTGCGCGATCCACGACATGGACTGGGTGCGCTATGTGTTTGGCGAGCCGGAGCGGATTTTCTGCCAGGCGCTGCTGAAGACGAAGCCGCTGCTGGCCGACTATTCGCAGAGCAATATCCGGCTGAAGAACGGGATGATCGCGACGATCCTGGGGACGTGGGCGCACCCGAGCGGGTTCCGTGTAAAGGCGGAGATCTGCGGGGATGGCGGGATGATCCAGTACGACAGTAACGAGGCGCCGCTGTCGAGCCTGTTCCGCGACACGGGAGACGGGCCGAGCATGATCGTGCCGGGCAGCCCGGTGGCGGAGAGCCCGTACCAGCGGGAGTGGGAAGACTTCATCGCGTGGGTGCAGGATGGCCGCGCACCGCGCGTGACGCCGGAGGACGCGCTGATAGCGGTGAAGATGGCGGAGTCGGCGCTGAAGTCCGCGGCGACGGGCCAGGCGGTCAAGCTTTAGTCAGGCGGTGGCGTTCCGTTTCTTGAATTGCACGAACAATGGATATCGTGGCGAGATGCGCCACGCAGGGAAGGCCCAATATCATGGCTAAGATTGGAATCATGAGTTTTGCCCACATGCACGCGCAGAGCTATGCGGCATGTCTGAACGCGCTGCCGCAGGCGGAGCTGGCGGGCATCTGGGACGATGACGCGAAGCGCGGCAAGGAAATGGCGAAGGCGTATGGAACACGTTTTACGCCGAACCTGGACGCGTTCCTCGCTGGCGATATGGACGGTGTCATCATTTGCTCGGAGAACGCCAAGCACCGGGCGATGGTGGAGGCGGCGGCGAAGGCGGGCAAGTGGATTCTCTGCGAGAAGCCGCTGGCTACGACGGTGGCGGACGCGAAGGCGATGATCGCGGCGTGCAAGAAGGCCGGGGTGGGCCTGGGCACGGCGTTTCCGTGCCGCTTCGCGCCGACGCTGATCGAGGCGCGCAATCAGGTGCGGTCCGGGGCCTTCGGGGAGATTCTGGCGATCGCGGCGACGAACCACGGGCAGTGTCCTTTTGGCTGGTTTGTGGATGAGAAACTGGCGGGCGGGGGCGCGACGATGGACCATACGGTGCACGTGGCGGACTACCTTCGCTGGATGCTGGGCCGGGAGTTCACGAAGGTGTATTGCGAGAAGGGGAACCTGCTGCACAAGAAGGACTTCAAGACGGACGACCTGGGCATGCTCAATCTGGAGATGGAGGGGGGGATCCAGGTATCGCATATTGCGAGCTGGAGCCGTGCGAAGAGCTTCCCCACGTGGGGCGACGTGACCCTGGAGATCATCGGCACGAAGGGTGTGTTGAATGTCGACGCGTTCAATCAGAAGGTCAACGTGTATAACGACAGCACGATGCGGACGGAGTGGGCGCCTTACGGGGACAACCCGGATCTGGGTCTGGTGGGCGATTTCGTGAACGCGGTGGACGAGCGGATCGCGCCGAGTGTGACGGGAGAAGACGGCCTGCGCGCGACGGAGGTGACGGTGGCGGCGTACAAGTCGGCGAAATCGGGCAAGATGGAGCGGATCTGAGGCGTAGTCCTTCTCAGGCGGGCTGTCGATTTAACTGGTTCGGACACCTCAAAACCTACAAGTTTGTGCTGCTGTCCTACAGCGTCATTCCCGCGGAGGCGGGAATCCAGTGGAATTCGGAGGTTTGCGTGATCGCGTTGCTGGATCCCCGTGTTCGGGGCTGTCGATTTAACGTGTGCGGTGAGCGCATTTCCTACAATTTTGTGCTAACGCCCTATGGCGTCATTCCCGCGAAGGCGGGAATCCAGTGGAATTCGGAGGTTTGTGCGTTCGCGTCGCTGGATCCCCGCGTTCGCGGGGATGACGGATCTGCTCATTCCTTCTATAGTGTAGGGCAAGTTAAGTAGACCGACAGCCGCGTTCGCGGGGATGACGGATCTTCTCATTCCTTCCATAGTGTAGGGTGAGATAAGTAAATCGACAGCCCCTCAGGCGGGAATGCCCGAGTCACTTAGTTCAGCCGGCCCCGGCGGCGTTTGGATGCCGCCGGGGCCGCTGTGTTATTCAGGAGGAGGCGCGGGCGCGATCAGTAGATCAGTTCCGCCCAGCGCCCGTCTTGCTTGAGGCCTTCCTGGACGGTCTGCCAGGCCGCTTCGGAGTCGGCGACGCGGGTCATGGTCCTGTTGAAGGCGTCCAGCGCGTTTTCGAGGCCGGCGACGTAGACGTAGGTGTTGGGTTCCTGGAGCATGTTCCAGACCTCTTCCCCGTTGTCGTTCATGTGGGCCTCCCAGGTGACGGGGGCCTGGACGTGGGGCCGGGGGCTGACGGCCTCGAAGGCCTTGAAGCTCTCTTCGTCGTAGTAGAGGTCGAAGTCGTTGACGAGGTCGTTCATGTAGAGGAGTTCGAGGCCGTGGTTGGCGCCGTAGAAGAGGCGGACCTTGCCTTTCCAGTACTCCTTCTCGTGGAAGATGCGCTTGACGAAGGCGCGGAAGGGCGCGATGCCGGTGCCGACGCCGACCATGAGGAGGTTCGCGTCGCGCGATTCGGGCATGGTGAAGTGGTTTCCGTAGGGGCCGGTGATGGTGACCTCGTCGCCCTCGCGGCGGTTGCACAGGAAGTTAGAGGCGATGCCCGGGTATTCTTCGCCGTTGACCTCGTCGATGTAGAAGCAGCGGCGGACGCAAATGGCGATGTCCGAGCCGTGGCCGTCCTCGCCGAGGCGCGAGCTGGCGATGGAGTACAGGCGCAGGTGGTGCGGGTTCCCGAACTGGTGCTGTCCGGAGATGAGCACGCCGATGCTTTGCCCTTCAACGAAGGAAAGGCCGCCGCTGGGGATGTGCAGGGTGATATGGCGCACTTCCACCGGGAAATCCTCGGGGGTAATCCGGTGGGAGTGCTTTACCACCGCGGTGTGCGGGTGGCTGATGTCGTAGTACGAGAGTTTCATGGCCGGTCCTCCTGATTCGCGCATATCGGTCGCGCCGGTTTGGCTGTAAGGCAGGCCCCCGCGGAGGGGCAGAATTGGCACCCGTGGCTACCGCCATCCGGGGCGCCGTCCGCGTGTTCGTGCGCCGCAACGCCGGACCAGTGGAGCACGGCCATAACGGCGGCCACGGCGAGGCATGCGGCGAGTGTCTTGAGAATAATCATGGTCAGCTCCCGAGTCCGGCGAAGCCCATGAAGGCGAGCGAGAGAATGCCCGCGACCATGAGGGTGAGGCCGGCTCCCCGGGCGATACCGGGAACGTCGTGGAGAGAAAGCTGTTCGCGCAGGCCGGACATGATCACCAGGGCGAGGGTGAACCCGCTGCCGGCTCCGAGGGCATACGCGACGCACTGGAGGAAGTTATATCCCTTGAAGGTCTGGAAGAGTGCGAGGCCGAGGATGGCGCAGTTGGTGGTGATCAGCGGCAGGAAGATGCCGAGGGCGCGGAAGAGGCCGGGACTGTATTTCTTGAGCACCATTTCGACGAGCTGCACGGAGGAGGCGATGACCGCGATGTAGCAGATGAGGCGGAGGAACTCCATGCCGAGCGCGACGAGGAGGCTGTTGATGAAATAGGCGCAGGCCGAGCTCACGAGCATGACGAACATGACGGCGAGGCCCATTCGGCTGGCGGTCTCGAACTTGCTGGAGACGCCCAGGAAGGGACAGATCCCCAGGAAGGCGCTGAGCACGAAGTTGTTGATGATGCAGGCATTCAGGAAGATGAAGCCCAGGGAATCATCCGACATGGCCCGACTCCTTTCCAGCGTTGCGGGCGGCGGCGCGATCCTTCAGCCAGGCGAACAGCAGCAGCCATGCGCCGAGCACGAAGAAGCCGCCCGGTGGCAGAATCATAACGGCCCATGGCTCGAATTTTGGGCCGAAGAGGTCGATGCCGAGGAGTGAACCGTTTCCGAGGAGCTCGCGCACGGCTCCGAGGCACAGCAGCGCGAAGGTGAATCCGACGCCCATGCCGAGGGCGTCCAGGATGGCCTTGATGGGGGTGTTTTTGGACGCGAAGGCCTCCTGGCGGCCCAGGATCATGCAGTTGACGACAATGAGCTGGATAAATGCGCCGAGCGCGAGGTAGATCTCGAGGCTGACCGCCTGAATCGCGTAATCGACGACGGTGACGAAGGTGGCGATGATCACGATGTAGGTGGCGATGCGGACCTGCTTCGGAATGGCCTTGCGGAGCAGCGAGATAAGCGTGCTGGACATCAGGAGCACGAAGGTTGTCGCCAACCCCATCGCGAGGGCGTTAACGACGGAGTTGGTGACGGCGAGCACGGGGCACATGCCCAGCAGCATGACGAAGACCGGGTTTTCGCGCCAGACGCCCTTGACGAAGATGTCCATGGAATTGTTTTCGCTCATGCCGGGGCCTTTCGCAGTTCATCGATGTGGGGGCGGAGGCGGGGCAGATCGCGGCGCAGGCCCAGATCGAGCATGTTGGCGATGGCGACGGAGCTGATGGTCGCGCCCGCGATTCCGTCGATTTCCCACGGGTCCTCCTTCTGGCCGCTCTTCACCGCCACGATGGTGTTGTGAAGGAGGTTGGTGGCGGGATCGGCGGCGGCGTCGAGCGCCTCGAAGTTGGCGAGGAAGGCGGGGTCCTTACCGATCTTGTCGCCCAGCCCGGGTGTTTCCTTGCTTTCGAGGACGGTAATGCCGGTGACGATCTGGCGGTCGGGGTCGTAGCCATAGAGAATGCGAATGACGTCCTGGTATCCCTGGGCGGAGGTTTCCAGCGCGACGCCCTTGAGGGCTCCCGACTCGTCGTAGACGGCGTAGAAGCGATCGCCGAACGCGGCGGCGGCGGGGTTGGGCTCGATACCGTTGCCGGTGTAGCCGTAGACCTGCTTGCTGGCTCCGCCGGGGACGACGGTGAAGATGGCGCGCTCGATCATGGCTTCGCGGTTGGCGTCGATGAACGGCAGCGTGAACTGGAAGACGCCCACGATGAGCAGGCCGGAGAGCGCGGCCACGCCCGAAAGTACGGCCACCATCTTTCGCGGGTTGCCGGCGGGTGAGCCGGCGGCGGGGAGCGCCTGTTGAACCATCTCAGCCATGCTTTTCCTTTCGCTCGCCAAAGATGCGCGGCTGGGTCCACTGGTCGATGAGGGGGGTCGTGGCGTTGCCGAGCAGGATGGCGTACATCACGCCCTCGGGGAGGCCGCCCTCGACGCGGATCACGATGGTGATGGATCCGATGAGGGCGCCGTAGATCCAGACCCCCAGGGGCGTCACCGGAGAGCCGACCATGTCGGTGGCCATGAAGATCGCGCCGAGCATCAGCCCGCCGGAGAAGAGCATGAAGACGGGGCTCGGGTTGGCGGCGGAATCGGCCAGGTAGAAAATGCCGCTGACGAGAAAGGCGGATCCCAGCATGGCGGCGGGGATGCGCCAGTCCATGATGCCGCGCGCGATGAGGTAGGCGCCGGCGGCGAGCAGGAGTATGGAGCAGGTTTCGCCCGCGGAGCCGGCGGTCATGCCGAGGGCGAGCTGGCCGATATCGGTCTGGACGTGCTCGAATTTCTGGATGGCCAGGGGCGTTGCGCCGCTGAAGCCGTCGGCGGCGCCGGCGAGCCACTCCCCGATGGCGGGGGGCTTGCAGAAGGGCAGCGCGAGCGACGACGGCACGAATTCGGTGAAGCGCCCGGGCGCGAAGGAGGGGGTCCAGGTGGTAATGGCGACGGGGAACGAGGCCTGGAGGAATGCGCGCCCGATGAGCGCGGGATTGAAGACATTGAACCCGATCCCGCCGAAGAGGGCCTTGCCCAGGGCGATGCTGACGAAGGCGCCCAGCGCGCCCATCCAGAGCGGGAAGCCCGGGGGCAGGGTCAGCGCGAGGAGGACGCCGGTGATGGCGGCGCTTCCATCGGAGATGGTTGCGGGGCGCTGCGCCAGGCGCGCGAAGAGGGCCTCCGTGGCCAGGCAGGTGGCCGTGCAGACGGCGAGCAGGGCCAGTGCGCTGAGCCCGAACTGCCAGACGCTGAAGGCGCATACGGGCGCGAGCGCGTAGAGCACGTGATACATGATCCGGTCAACGCTGATGGCCTTGTGGAGGTGGGGCGAGGCCTGAAGTTCGAGCAGGTGGGCATTGGTGCTCATGTGGCCGCCTTTCGTTCGCGCACGATCTGCTTGCTCACGCGGAACTGCTGCACGAGCGGGATGTTCGCCGGGCAGACATAGGTGCAGCAGCCGCACTCGAAGCAGTCCATGAGGTGAAAATCCGCCGCCATGCGATCGTATTCCCGAACGCGCGCCAGCTGCCCGAGAAAGCAGGGGTTGAGGTGGATCGGGCAGGCCCGCACGCAGGCCCCGCACTTGATGCAGGGGCGCGCGGCGGCAACGGCGTCCTCCTCCTCCCGTGGGAGGACGAGAATGCCGGAGACGCCCTTGGTGACCGGCGTGTCCCACGACACAATGGCCGAGCCCATCATGGGACCGCCGAAGATCACCCGGGCTTTTCCGTACTTCAGGCCGACGCAATCGAGAATGTGGCGAATCGGGGTTCCCAATGCGACGAGATAGTTGCCTGGTTTCTCGATGCCTTCGCCTGTCACGGTTATGATGCGTTCAATGAGGCCCTGCCTCGCGGGGACAAGTTCGCCAATCTGGGCGAGCGTCGCCACGTTGAAGACCGCGGCCCCGACATCGGCGGGCAGCCCGCCGGCCGGCACTTCGCGGTTGAGGAGGGATTTGATGAGCATTTTTTCGGCGCCCTGGGGATACTTGGTCTCCACGACGCACACTTCCACGCGGTCCTCGGGCTTGATGTGCTCGGCGAGGGCGCGCGCGGCGTCGGGCTTGTTCGCTTCGATGCCGATAATGGCGCGTTCGGCCGCGAGGGCCTTGCGGATGACCGCCAGGCCATAGAGCACGGCCTCGGGCTGCTCCACCATGAGGCGGTGGTCGGTGGTGAGGTAAGGCTCGCACTCGCAGCCGTTGACGATAATCGTGTCGACGGATTTGCCTTCGGGCAGTTTGAGTTTGACGTGCGTCGGGAAGGCGGCCCCGCCCAGGCCCACCACGCCGGCGTCCTGAACGGCGGCGACGAGGTCGTCGGGCGTCATCTGGTCGATGTCGCGTGGCGCGCCATAGAGTACGGACTGGTCGGAGCTGGGGTAGACGTCTATCACGATGGACGGCACGAGCTGGCCGCGCGGGGTCGGGATGCCCTGAATAGCGCGCACGCGTCCGGTGACGGGGGCGTGCATGGGCACGGATACGAAGCCCGCGGCCTTTGCGATGGGCTCACCGCGCACGACCTCCTGGCCGGGCTGCACCAAGGCTTCGGCGGGCGCGCCGGTGTGTTGCGAGAGCGGCACGTAGACGACGCCGGGGAAGGGGAGGCGCACGATGGGCTTGTCGGCGGTTAGCTGTTTGTGTTCGGGCGGATGCAGGCCGTGCGAGAAGGTCTTACGCCAACCGTTTAGGAGCGTCAGCATGGCGCACCTCCGGCGGGGACTGGCTCCCGAGCCGCAATACGCGGGGCCGCGCACGCGCTGGTAGAGCCGTGGCGCGAGGGTGCCTGTACCCCAAGAGCCAACGCCTTTTGGGGTACAGCCTCGGGCCGGTTCGGGACCATTGTTCCAGTGTTACGGTTGCTTGCCGGCCCGATGCAGTCCCCGCCGCGCTTGCTTTCCGGCCCGATGGAGTCCCCGCGGTGTTCATGATCCGCGGTATGTGCAACGAGAGCGCTCAATTGAACTTCTCCGCGCGCTTTACGAGTTTGTCGAGGCCGGGTTCGCCTGGGTTGGCCGGGGTTCCGGGGTGGATGACCTGGGCGGTGCATTTCTCGGCCGCCCGGACGATGTCCTTGAAGGGGCCGCCCTTCGGATCCTTGATGTAGGCCTTCTTGCTCTCGTTGTAGGCGAAGATCTTGGGGTTGATGTTGATGCATTCGTCGCAGGCGGTGCACTCGGCCGTGTCAATGTAGGCCGCGGTGAAGCCGCCGGCGGCGCTCCCATTCCCGGACGCCGCTTGCGCGGCGCCCGGGTCGCCTGTGGGGGCCGCGGTGGCATGCATGACAGCCG is a window of Candidatus Hydrogenedentota bacterium DNA encoding:
- a CDS encoding electron transport complex subunit E; the encoded protein is MSENNSMDIFVKGVWRENPVFVMLLGMCPVLAVTNSVVNALAMGLATTFVLLMSSTLISLLRKAIPKQVRIATYIVIIATFVTVVDYAIQAVSLEIYLALGAFIQLIVVNCMILGRQEAFASKNTPIKAILDALGMGVGFTFALLCLGAVRELLGNGSLLGIDLFGPKFEPWAVMILPPGGFFVLGAWLLLFAWLKDRAAARNAGKESGHVG
- a CDS encoding Gfo/Idh/MocA family oxidoreductase, whose product is MFADRQQHVAAGARASMNVAIIGCSGMGRIHAQMAANCGLNIAICADKSKKAASELAAKYGAKAMTDGLKAASAAGIDCVLIATPTPSHLMFLEAAAQAGKHIFCEKPLCRTVADCKKAIAAAKKGKVKLFVGHVVRYFHEFEGMKAQIEAGKVGEPGYVKISRGGIFPGGPGSWFADYAASGGVTFDCAIHDMDWVRYVFGEPERIFCQALLKTKPLLADYSQSNIRLKNGMIATILGTWAHPSGFRVKAEICGDGGMIQYDSNEAPLSSLFRDTGDGPSMIVPGSPVAESPYQREWEDFIAWVQDGRAPRVTPEDALIAVKMAESALKSAATGQAVKL
- a CDS encoding RnfABCDGE type electron transport complex subunit D produces the protein MSTNAHLLELQASPHLHKAISVDRIMYHVLYALAPVCAFSVWQFGLSALALLAVCTATCLATEALFARLAQRPATISDGSAAITGVLLALTLPPGFPLWMGALGAFVSIALGKALFGGIGFNVFNPALIGRAFLQASFPVAITTWTPSFAPGRFTEFVPSSLALPFCKPPAIGEWLAGAADGFSGATPLAIQKFEHVQTDIGQLALGMTAGSAGETCSILLLAAGAYLIARGIMDWRIPAAMLGSAFLVSGIFYLADSAANPSPVFMLFSGGLMLGAIFMATDMVGSPVTPLGVWIYGALIGSITIVIRVEGGLPEGVMYAILLGNATTPLIDQWTQPRIFGERKEKHG
- a CDS encoding Gfo/Idh/MocA family oxidoreductase, which codes for MAKIGIMSFAHMHAQSYAACLNALPQAELAGIWDDDAKRGKEMAKAYGTRFTPNLDAFLAGDMDGVIICSENAKHRAMVEAAAKAGKWILCEKPLATTVADAKAMIAACKKAGVGLGTAFPCRFAPTLIEARNQVRSGAFGEILAIAATNHGQCPFGWFVDEKLAGGGATMDHTVHVADYLRWMLGREFTKVYCEKGNLLHKKDFKTDDLGMLNLEMEGGIQVSHIASWSRAKSFPTWGDVTLEIIGTKGVLNVDAFNQKVNVYNDSTMRTEWAPYGDNPDLGLVGDFVNAVDERIAPSVTGEDGLRATEVTVAAYKSAKSGKMERI
- a CDS encoding oxidoreductase; this translates as MKLSYYDISHPHTAVVKHSHRITPEDFPVEVRHITLHIPSGGLSFVEGQSIGVLISGQHQFGNPHHLRLYSIASSRLGEDGHGSDIAICVRRCFYIDEVNGEEYPGIASNFLCNRREGDEVTITGPYGNHFTMPESRDANLLMVGVGTGIAPFRAFVKRIFHEKEYWKGKVRLFYGANHGLELLYMNDLVNDFDLYYDEESFKAFEAVSPRPHVQAPVTWEAHMNDNGEEVWNMLQEPNTYVYVAGLENALDAFNRTMTRVADSEAAWQTVQEGLKQDGRWAELIY
- the rsxC gene encoding electron transport complex subunit RsxC, translated to MLTLLNGWRKTFSHGLHPPEHKQLTADKPIVRLPFPGVVYVPLSQHTGAPAEALVQPGQEVVRGEPIAKAAGFVSVPMHAPVTGRVRAIQGIPTPRGQLVPSIVIDVYPSSDQSVLYGAPRDIDQMTPDDLVAAVQDAGVVGLGGAAFPTHVKLKLPEGKSVDTIIVNGCECEPYLTTDHRLMVEQPEAVLYGLAVIRKALAAERAIIGIEANKPDAARALAEHIKPEDRVEVCVVETKYPQGAEKMLIKSLLNREVPAGGLPADVGAAVFNVATLAQIGELVPARQGLIERIITVTGEGIEKPGNYLVALGTPIRHILDCVGLKYGKARVIFGGPMMGSAIVSWDTPVTKGVSGILVLPREEEDAVAAARPCIKCGACVRACPIHLNPCFLGQLARVREYDRMAADFHLMDCFECGCCTYVCPANIPLVQQFRVSKQIVRERKAAT
- a CDS encoding RnfABCDGE type electron transport complex subunit A is translated as MSDDSLGFIFLNACIINNFVLSAFLGICPFLGVSSKFETASRMGLAVMFVMLVSSACAYFINSLLVALGMEFLRLICYIAVIASSVQLVEMVLKKYSPGLFRALGIFLPLITTNCAILGLALFQTFKGYNFLQCVAYALGAGSGFTLALVIMSGLREQLSLHDVPGIARGAGLTLMVAGILSLAFMGFAGLGS
- a CDS encoding FMN-binding protein gives rise to the protein MAEMVQQALPAAGSPAGNPRKMVAVLSGVAALSGLLIVGVFQFTLPFIDANREAMIERAIFTVVPGGASKQVYGYTGNGIEPNPAAAAFGDRFYAVYDESGALKGVALETSAQGYQDVIRILYGYDPDRQIVTGITVLESKETPGLGDKIGKDPAFLANFEALDAAADPATNLLHNTIVAVKSGQKEDPWEIDGIAGATISSVAIANMLDLGLRRDLPRLRPHIDELRKAPA